A region from the Francisella orientalis FNO12 genome encodes:
- the carA gene encoding glutamine-hydrolyzing carbamoyl-phosphate synthase small subunit, with product MILANDMTNALLVFPDGTYYLGRSIGVRGWTDGEICFNTSMTGYQETLTDPSYAGQIITFTFPHIGNVGINNEDNESLGVFAKGLIVRENLTSPSNFRSKKHIDTWLKNRNIVGICGVDTRAIVRKVRKEGAVRVAILSVKPGEFLDANYVRSRIKNKSNLNGRDLAISVTTNREYDWNEHTFSLGQQVYKQQESYKYSVVVIDYGVKYNILRNLVDAGFKVTVVPADSTYEDIMKHNPNGVFLSNGPGDPFATSDYTMPVIKKLLEVKMPIFGICLGNQLLALAAGLKTKKMHKGHRGVNQPVLDADTKKVLITSQNHGFVVCDDVVPDNFEIHMSSLFDGTVEGLRFKDRPAFAVQYHPESSPGPHDCKYLFNEFAEIIADSKKGN from the coding sequence ATGATATTAGCTAACGATATGACTAATGCTTTATTGGTTTTTCCAGATGGTACATACTATCTTGGTAGATCAATAGGAGTTCGTGGTTGGACAGACGGCGAAATTTGTTTCAATACATCAATGACAGGTTATCAAGAAACTCTTACAGACCCTTCTTATGCTGGTCAGATAATCACATTTACATTCCCTCACATAGGTAATGTAGGTATCAATAACGAAGATAACGAATCACTAGGTGTATTTGCTAAGGGTCTAATTGTTAGAGAAAATCTAACTAGCCCATCAAATTTTAGATCAAAAAAACATATAGATACATGGCTAAAAAATAGAAATATAGTAGGTATCTGTGGTGTTGATACGCGTGCTATAGTACGTAAAGTACGTAAAGAAGGTGCAGTAAGAGTTGCTATACTTTCGGTCAAACCAGGTGAGTTTTTGGATGCAAACTATGTCAGATCTCGTATCAAAAACAAATCAAACCTAAACGGTAGAGACCTTGCAATCAGTGTAACTACAAATAGAGAATATGATTGGAATGAGCATACATTCTCACTAGGTCAACAAGTGTACAAACAGCAAGAAAGCTACAAGTATAGTGTTGTAGTTATCGATTATGGCGTCAAATACAATATTCTAAGAAACCTAGTAGATGCTGGTTTTAAGGTAACTGTAGTACCTGCAGATAGTACTTATGAAGATATTATGAAACACAATCCTAATGGGGTGTTTTTGTCAAATGGTCCTGGAGATCCATTTGCTACCTCTGACTACACTATGCCTGTAATCAAAAAACTTCTAGAAGTTAAGATGCCAATATTTGGTATCTGTTTAGGTAACCAACTACTAGCTCTAGCAGCTGGTCTAAAAACTAAAAAAATGCACAAAGGTCATCGTGGTGTAAACCAACCAGTACTCGATGCCGATACTAAGAAAGTTCTTATCACAAGCCAAAACCATGGTTTCGTGGTATGTGATGATGTAGTACCAGATAATTTTGAGATTCATATGAGCTCACTCTTTGATGGTACAGTTGAGGGCTTAAGATTCAAAGACAGACCAGCTTTTGCGGTACAGTATCACCCAGAGAGCTCACCTGGTCCGCATGACTGCAAATATCTATTTAATGAATTTGCCGAGATAATAGCAGATAGTAAAAAAGGGAATTAA
- a CDS encoding histidine phosphatase family protein, producing the protein MKKIIATFTLLFLLIPLGYSEGKLVFVSMITRHGDRAPFANIKNAEYDWGIGLSELTPIGMNQEFNLGGQLRKRYIKNFKLLPCKYQNQSIFVLASHTNRTVESAQSLLMGLYQAGTGPVLDNGQYAINGGFQPIPIMTLSAESKLIQFPYKLYLAVLREYIYNSKIWQDKTKETEPNFAKWQQILGNKISGLNDVITVGDVLIVAKAHGKPLPKGLSQEDADQIIALTDWGLAQQFKSQKVAYIMGGELTNRIIEDLNNVADGKSKYKMTYYSGHDLTLLEVMGALGVPLEEAPGYASNLQFELFKDDDIYKVKLRYNGEYVKLPIMDKDDSCTLDALNKYMQNINDKFKK; encoded by the coding sequence ATGAAAAAAATTATTGCGACTTTCACATTACTATTTTTATTGATACCACTAGGTTACTCGGAAGGTAAGCTAGTTTTTGTATCGATGATTACACGCCATGGTGATAGAGCACCTTTTGCCAATATCAAAAATGCTGAATATGATTGGGGAATAGGACTGTCTGAACTTACTCCAATTGGTATGAATCAAGAGTTTAATCTAGGTGGTCAGCTCAGAAAAAGATACATCAAAAACTTTAAACTACTGCCATGCAAATATCAGAATCAGAGTATATTTGTATTAGCTAGCCATACTAATCGAACTGTAGAGAGTGCACAAAGTTTATTAATGGGGTTATATCAAGCCGGTACAGGTCCAGTTTTAGATAACGGACAATATGCTATTAATGGAGGCTTCCAACCGATTCCAATTATGACTTTATCGGCTGAATCTAAGCTTATACAGTTTCCTTATAAGCTGTATCTAGCTGTGTTGAGAGAATATATCTATAACTCTAAAATATGGCAAGATAAAACTAAAGAAACAGAACCTAACTTTGCAAAATGGCAGCAAATATTAGGTAATAAAATATCAGGTTTAAATGATGTTATTACAGTAGGAGATGTCTTGATAGTTGCCAAAGCGCATGGTAAACCTTTACCAAAAGGATTATCTCAAGAAGATGCGGATCAGATAATTGCTCTTACAGATTGGGGCTTGGCACAACAGTTCAAATCACAAAAAGTTGCTTATATTATGGGTGGCGAGCTTACTAATAGAATAATTGAAGATTTAAATAATGTCGCTGATGGTAAATCTAAATATAAAATGACTTATTACTCAGGTCATGATTTGACTCTTTTGGAGGTTATGGGAGCGTTAGGAGTACCTCTAGAAGAAGCACCAGGCTATGCAAGCAATCTACAGTTTGAGCTTTTCAAAGATGATGATATTTACAAAGTTAAACTTAGATATAATGGTGAATATGTTAAATTACCAATTATGGATAAGGATGACAGTTGTACACTAGATGCTCTAAATAAATATATGCAAAACATCAACGATAAATTCAAAAAATAG
- a CDS encoding dihydroorotase: MSNQSLLIKNATVVNEGKTFKSDVWVENGKIAQVAANIDKSADKIIDATGLHLLPGMIDDQVHFREPGLMHKGDIESESRAAVMGGITSYMEMPNVNPATTVVERLDDKKERAAARSHANYAFYLGATNDNVEELKRLKPNDACAIKIFMGASTGNMLVNNPETLEGFFKDSPLLIVTHCEDTPMITENENKAREKYGENIPFDLHPEIRSRDACFKSSELAVGLAKKYKSRLHVLHLTTAEEMVHFDNTIPLEEKRITAEVCAHHLFFSRKDYADKGSRIKCNPAVKEESDRLKLLECVANDTIDVIATDHAPHTWEEKQGTYFKAPAGLPLVEQALTSVLEHYHKGFLTLEQVVQKTAHAPAIVYKVKYRGFIREGYHADLVLVDLNGLHTVTDEGCHYKCGWTPFDGITFQSKIQTTIVNGVVKYHKGKVVSDQRGQCLEFNHEF; this comes from the coding sequence ATGTCAAATCAAAGTTTACTTATCAAAAATGCTACAGTTGTAAATGAAGGCAAAACATTTAAATCTGATGTTTGGGTTGAAAATGGCAAGATCGCTCAAGTTGCTGCAAATATAGACAAATCAGCAGATAAAATTATAGATGCGACAGGCCTTCATCTACTACCAGGTATGATAGATGATCAGGTACATTTTAGAGAGCCTGGCCTTATGCACAAGGGAGATATTGAGTCAGAATCTCGCGCTGCTGTAATGGGCGGTATCACATCATATATGGAGATGCCAAATGTAAATCCAGCTACTACAGTAGTTGAGCGGTTAGATGATAAAAAAGAGCGTGCGGCAGCTAGATCACATGCAAACTATGCTTTCTATCTAGGTGCGACAAATGATAATGTCGAAGAACTAAAACGTCTAAAACCAAATGATGCTTGTGCTATTAAGATCTTTATGGGTGCTTCAACTGGTAATATGCTAGTGAACAATCCTGAGACATTAGAAGGCTTTTTCAAAGATAGTCCGTTACTAATTGTGACGCATTGTGAAGATACGCCAATGATTACCGAGAATGAAAATAAAGCACGTGAGAAATATGGTGAAAATATACCTTTTGACTTACATCCAGAAATTCGTTCACGTGATGCATGTTTTAAATCGTCTGAGCTTGCAGTAGGTCTAGCAAAGAAATATAAATCAAGATTACATGTATTACATCTAACTACAGCAGAAGAGATGGTACATTTTGATAATACTATTCCATTAGAGGAAAAGCGTATCACAGCAGAGGTTTGTGCTCATCATTTATTCTTCTCACGTAAAGACTATGCTGATAAAGGCTCACGTATTAAATGTAATCCAGCAGTTAAAGAAGAGAGTGATCGTTTGAAACTTCTAGAATGTGTAGCTAATGATACTATTGATGTAATTGCTACAGACCATGCCCCACATACTTGGGAAGAAAAGCAAGGTACTTACTTTAAAGCGCCAGCTGGTTTACCACTTGTTGAGCAAGCTCTTACCTCAGTATTAGAGCATTATCACAAAGGTTTCTTAACTTTAGAGCAAGTCGTGCAAAAGACAGCTCATGCTCCAGCTATAGTTTATAAAGTAAAATATCGTGGTTTTATCCGTGAAGGATATCATGCTGATTTGGTATTAGTAGATCTTAATGGTCTACATACTGTGACAGATGAAGGTTGTCATTATAAGTGTGGCTGGACTCCGTTTGATGGTATTACTTTCCAATCAAAGATTCAGACTACAATTGTAAATGGTGTAGTTAAATATCATAAAGGCAAAGTTGTTAGCGATCAAAGAGGGCAGTGTTTAGAGTTTAATCATGAGTTTTGA
- the uilS gene encoding UilS family quorum-quenching N-acyl-homoserine lactonase, giving the protein MEKVNFTSHGCNISAQLYKPENFDQNSKYPAIVLCHGFAGFKEVLLPAYAEAFAKAGYVVLNFDYRGFGESEGERGRLVPKLQIEDIHSAIDYVASLDFVDSNKIGLWGTSYGGANAITAAAQNNLVKCLSVQLTFGNGERVITGNMSGEEKEKFLGMIDKMLAKKEKTGKEMMVHLHKVLTDEQSIGFYERYIKEYDAFDIKIPFLTVNETISHKPENYIGDLKIPVLIVASDTDSVNPVEESHILYEKANEPKELMVLEGISHYECYEDKPLQKILAKQIAWFDKYVK; this is encoded by the coding sequence ATGGAAAAAGTAAACTTCACATCTCATGGATGTAATATATCAGCACAGCTATATAAACCTGAAAACTTTGATCAAAATAGTAAATATCCTGCGATAGTTTTATGTCATGGTTTTGCTGGGTTTAAAGAAGTATTGTTACCGGCATATGCTGAAGCTTTTGCAAAGGCTGGGTATGTTGTACTTAACTTTGATTATAGAGGCTTTGGCGAAAGCGAAGGCGAAAGAGGTCGACTAGTGCCAAAACTACAAATTGAAGATATTCACTCTGCGATTGACTATGTAGCTAGTCTAGACTTTGTTGATTCTAATAAAATTGGACTTTGGGGTACTTCTTATGGTGGTGCTAACGCTATCACAGCAGCTGCACAAAATAATCTCGTCAAATGTCTATCAGTTCAACTAACTTTTGGAAATGGTGAGAGAGTAATCACAGGTAATATGTCAGGTGAAGAAAAAGAGAAATTCCTTGGCATGATTGACAAAATGTTAGCTAAAAAAGAAAAAACTGGTAAAGAGATGATGGTACATTTACATAAGGTACTAACAGATGAGCAATCTATAGGCTTTTATGAGAGATATATTAAAGAGTATGATGCTTTTGATATTAAAATTCCGTTTCTTACAGTTAATGAAACGATATCGCATAAGCCTGAGAACTATATTGGCGATTTAAAAATTCCTGTACTAATAGTTGCTTCTGATACTGACTCTGTAAACCCAGTTGAAGAGTCGCATATATTATATGAAAAAGCTAATGAGCCAAAAGAGCTAATGGTTCTAGAGGGTATTAGTCACTATGAATGCTATGAAGACAAGCCTCTACAGAAGATATTGGCTAAGCAAATTGCTTGGTTTGATAAGTATGTAAAATAG
- a CDS encoding DUF1415 domain-containing protein — MDKQQIITATQNWVKTFVVGMNLCPFAKREVVKNRVRYFVSEATTTEQLLAEIQTELELLESDTNIETTLVIHPYILQDFYDYNDFLYDTDNLLIDMSLEGVYQIASFHPDYQFEGIDLNDVENYTNRSPYPMLHWIREESLERAIANYPDPDDIPQRNIDLMNELGLDKVKVLLKSCFDI; from the coding sequence ATGGATAAACAGCAAATAATTACTGCTACACAAAATTGGGTCAAGACATTTGTTGTAGGAATGAATCTTTGTCCATTTGCTAAGCGTGAAGTTGTTAAAAATAGAGTTCGTTATTTTGTCTCAGAAGCAACAACCACAGAGCAATTATTAGCAGAAATACAGACAGAACTAGAGCTATTAGAGAGTGACACGAATATTGAGACAACTTTAGTTATTCATCCGTATATTTTACAAGACTTCTACGACTACAATGACTTTCTATATGATACAGATAATCTTTTGATTGATATGTCATTAGAAGGAGTTTATCAGATAGCAAGTTTTCATCCTGATTATCAGTTTGAAGGGATAGACTTAAATGATGTTGAGAATTATACAAACCGTTCGCCTTATCCGATGTTGCACTGGATTCGTGAAGAGTCTCTTGAGAGAGCAATAGCAAACTATCCAGACCCTGATGATATACCGCAAAGAAATATTGATTTGATGAATGAGCTAGGATTAGATAAAGTTAAAGTTTTGTTAAAATCGTGTTTTGATATTTAA
- a CDS encoding FUSC family protein, whose amino-acid sequence MYGSKLYDIKKEESLEILLISIAISICGVIAIIINDVLNFDYPFWAATAAIVIFSTGSSLTIYKSLRRAIATIIGSIIGLYLSILFVEFSFVGILIIFIVGAIFLFFSKIYPQEGYFLLFIGLHISFIGASCIVEPTNAFYLTEYRILTNIVGVLCALIFVLILPIKKGKSFSPPPPLSNQDALLNTTRIFIAMSLAVLFWMFVNVPGGSVNMIITIVIISGVEINKTVLVFHRRFFGCLLGVSCGIACIVISSYLPIIIFPLFIIFSTIFTYFALQHPSYGYAYEQANRAFMIVCFSTKLEFFSFSDGTYRALGIFIALFILLLIEVSERALNIISESLGDYIIRQVFV is encoded by the coding sequence ATGTATGGTTCTAAGTTATATGATATCAAAAAAGAAGAATCTCTAGAGATATTGCTAATATCTATAGCGATTTCTATATGTGGTGTAATAGCAATTATTATTAATGATGTTCTAAATTTTGATTATCCTTTTTGGGCTGCTACAGCTGCTATCGTAATATTCTCAACAGGATCCTCTCTTACTATCTATAAGTCGTTGAGAAGAGCTATTGCTACAATTATTGGTTCTATTATAGGTTTATACTTAAGTATACTTTTTGTTGAATTTTCATTTGTAGGCATACTTATTATTTTTATAGTAGGAGCTATATTCTTATTTTTTTCAAAAATCTATCCTCAAGAGGGCTATTTTCTACTGTTCATTGGCTTACATATATCTTTTATAGGGGCTAGCTGTATCGTAGAGCCTACTAATGCTTTTTATTTAACAGAGTATCGAATACTCACCAATATTGTTGGTGTTTTATGCGCCTTAATATTTGTGCTTATATTACCAATTAAAAAAGGAAAAAGCTTCTCACCACCACCACCACTATCAAATCAAGACGCTCTATTAAATACAACTAGAATATTTATTGCAATGAGTTTGGCTGTACTGTTTTGGATGTTTGTAAACGTTCCCGGTGGCTCAGTCAATATGATTATAACTATCGTAATTATATCCGGAGTTGAGATAAATAAAACTGTCCTTGTATTTCATCGAAGATTCTTTGGATGTTTACTAGGAGTATCATGCGGTATTGCTTGTATTGTAATATCAAGCTATTTACCAATTATTATATTTCCATTATTTATAATTTTCTCAACAATCTTTACGTACTTTGCATTACAACATCCATCGTATGGATATGCTTATGAGCAAGCAAATAGAGCATTTATGATAGTCTGTTTCTCGACAAAACTAGAGTTTTTTAGCTTCTCTGATGGTACATATAGAGCTTTAGGAATCTTTATCGCATTATTTATACTATTGTTGATTGAGGTTAGTGAAAGAGCTCTAAACATAATATCTGAGTCATTGGGTGATTATATTATTAGACAAGTATTTGTATAA
- a CDS encoding HlyD family secretion protein encodes MKISKLMAVVIILFIIIFLICIFLYFDASFERDAYLYANFTRVNSVENGQVQKIYIKKGSYVNKGDTLFELDCRYITKELNILQSQDKKIALELKDIVIKIKLAEKQRDLARESLIVEKRNFERYKLLIKDGAVSDQQKDLAEKNLISSESQFVKACQNVDNLKIRQNDLLSDEKITQSKIGQKEYSLSRCSIKATTDGYISNFILQKGDFINKGEDLFSIVDTHKWYVVANVKESNIRYLSVGQTISMTTSLTGFKKYTGRIVDIEKGITRPEYNNFSALYHIERNIDWVRLDYRFPVLIEVLSKDTKEFRLGGDVHVWF; translated from the coding sequence ATGAAAATATCAAAACTAATGGCTGTTGTAATAATACTATTTATTATTATTTTTCTTATATGTATTTTTTTATACTTTGATGCTAGCTTCGAAAGAGATGCTTATTTATATGCCAACTTTACCAGAGTAAATAGTGTAGAAAATGGACAAGTTCAGAAGATATACATCAAAAAAGGATCATATGTAAACAAGGGGGATACATTATTTGAACTAGATTGCAGATACATAACAAAAGAGCTCAATATACTACAGTCTCAAGATAAAAAGATAGCTCTAGAACTTAAAGATATTGTCATAAAAATAAAACTTGCTGAAAAGCAAAGAGATTTAGCTAGAGAAAGTCTAATTGTTGAGAAAAGAAATTTTGAGAGATATAAACTTCTAATAAAAGATGGTGCCGTATCTGATCAACAAAAAGACTTAGCTGAAAAAAACCTAATATCTAGTGAGTCTCAATTTGTCAAAGCGTGTCAGAATGTAGATAACCTAAAAATCAGACAAAATGATCTTCTATCTGATGAGAAAATAACTCAATCAAAGATTGGTCAAAAAGAGTACTCTTTGAGTAGATGTTCCATCAAAGCCACAACAGATGGATATATTTCAAACTTTATATTACAAAAGGGCGATTTCATTAATAAAGGAGAAGATTTATTTTCTATCGTTGATACTCATAAATGGTATGTTGTGGCAAATGTCAAAGAAAGTAATATTAGATATTTATCTGTTGGCCAGACTATTAGTATGACTACAAGCCTAACAGGATTTAAGAAATATACAGGTAGAATAGTTGATATCGAAAAAGGAATCACAAGACCCGAATATAATAATTTCTCTGCTCTCTATCATATTGAAAGAAATATAGACTGGGTTAGATTGGATTATAGATTTCCTGTACTTATAGAAGTTTTATCTAAAGATACAAAAGAATTTAGACTTGGTGGAGATGTCCATGTATGGTTCTAA
- a CDS encoding DUF3568 family protein: protein MKNYSKSLLRIIVIILITVITTSCASIDNTKYENGYYIAELNHSFDKVYQVIINSIKAGITYDENGHAYDLVENSQTNDKATITAINNKNHSDRIEIIIHRISKNITKIMIKYDSNGDYIRSSALLNTLKEGLAV, encoded by the coding sequence ATGAAGAACTATTCCAAATCATTGTTAAGAATAATTGTAATAATACTTATAACTGTCATTACTACAAGCTGTGCCTCGATTGACAATACCAAGTATGAAAATGGATACTACATTGCAGAACTTAATCATAGTTTTGACAAAGTCTATCAGGTGATAATCAATAGTATCAAGGCAGGTATTACTTATGATGAGAATGGTCATGCTTACGATTTAGTAGAAAATAGTCAAACTAATGACAAAGCAACTATAACAGCTATAAATAATAAGAATCATAGTGATCGAATAGAAATAATCATCCACAGAATATCCAAAAATATCACAAAGATTATGATCAAATATGATAGTAACGGAGATTATATTAGATCTTCTGCTCTGCTAAATACTCTTAAAGAAGGATTAGCCGTATAG
- a CDS encoding LysR family transcriptional regulator, whose amino-acid sequence MDRFDCMKSFILVAKNLSFTVAARKQGFGLAKVSKQINFLEEWLSSSLFIRTTRKVELTAKGEVFLDYAQDIVKRVEGAQNDIENRDIQPRGEIAVSITAGLNAAFFIEHFANFLSKYDQVKLNIHNINSPLTVLEGTCDVSISSIDVADPRLVKYVFCSFKRKLYASPRYLEKKGIPRSLSDLSHHNTLVNTLTHPKGWQFGKSSVNLNYDYLSSSTDELKNAAIHGLGIIWSIDPLVRQEVNSRDLIEIKMDEAQEDVKLYCYFLQTSKQDKRRILAEYLLKNVDIL is encoded by the coding sequence ATGGATAGGTTTGATTGCATGAAAAGTTTCATTCTAGTAGCTAAGAATCTTAGTTTTACAGTAGCCGCTAGAAAACAAGGTTTTGGATTAGCAAAAGTTAGTAAGCAGATTAATTTTCTTGAAGAATGGCTATCATCATCACTTTTTATACGTACTACAAGAAAAGTAGAGTTAACAGCTAAAGGAGAAGTATTTCTTGACTACGCGCAAGATATTGTAAAGCGTGTCGAAGGCGCACAAAATGATATTGAGAATAGAGATATACAACCAAGAGGTGAGATAGCAGTCTCGATAACAGCAGGACTTAATGCCGCTTTTTTTATTGAGCATTTTGCTAATTTTTTATCAAAATATGATCAAGTAAAGCTCAATATACATAATATTAATTCCCCACTTACAGTCTTAGAAGGCACATGTGATGTCTCCATAAGTTCTATAGATGTTGCTGACCCTAGACTGGTTAAATATGTTTTTTGTTCATTTAAGCGTAAATTGTATGCATCACCTAGATATCTTGAGAAAAAAGGAATCCCTAGATCTTTATCAGATCTGTCTCATCATAATACTTTAGTAAATACCCTCACTCACCCCAAAGGTTGGCAGTTTGGTAAATCATCTGTAAATCTGAACTATGATTATTTATCTAGCTCAACAGATGAGTTAAAAAATGCAGCCATACACGGACTGGGAATTATTTGGTCGATTGACCCCTTAGTTAGACAAGAGGTTAATTCTAGAGATCTGATAGAAATTAAGATGGATGAAGCCCAAGAAGATGTTAAGTTGTATTGCTATTTTTTACAAACATCAAAACAAGATAAGAGACGTATTCTTGCAGAATATTTGCTTAAGAATGTAGATATTCTCTAA
- a CDS encoding chorismate mutase, giving the protein MTKLLKIIALLAVMIGASYASVEKPLNLLVKRASLMQGVGICKHKLNSPLYDADQELRVLQNAQALAKKNHLESSSFLIFIQLQMDLSKQIEDYYAKNATQQQLEQQSPDCLSIYRDKIKKVDEQLYPAISQNISEIDKDKDLTKKLSELVKKQKIKGIPQNPNYIELLANSLQSIKVAQ; this is encoded by the coding sequence ATGACTAAATTACTCAAAATAATAGCGCTACTTGCTGTTATGATAGGGGCTTCTTATGCTTCGGTTGAAAAGCCACTTAATCTTTTGGTGAAAAGAGCTTCTTTGATGCAAGGTGTCGGAATATGTAAGCATAAGCTTAATAGTCCTCTATATGATGCAGATCAAGAGCTTAGAGTACTACAAAATGCTCAAGCTTTAGCAAAAAAGAATCATTTAGAATCTAGCTCATTTCTGATTTTTATCCAATTACAAATGGATTTATCTAAGCAAATAGAAGATTATTATGCAAAAAATGCAACTCAGCAACAGCTTGAGCAACAAAGCCCTGATTGTTTATCTATATATCGAGATAAGATTAAAAAAGTTGATGAACAACTCTATCCGGCAATAAGTCAAAACATCAGCGAAATTGATAAAGATAAAGACTTAACTAAAAAGCTTAGTGAGCTTGTGAAAAAACAAAAGATCAAAGGTATTCCTCAAAATCCAAATTATATAGAGTTATTAGCAAATAGTTTGCAAAGTATCAAAGTAGCTCAATAA
- the pyrF gene encoding orotidine-5'-phosphate decarboxylase, with product MKIMFSADGMSKSDLEKTVTVSKYVDCVKIGHILCSTLSFKEIHELVGDKDIFLDFKLHDIPNTVKTAIENYSKAIPNFKYFTFHGTASDEMIKAALTADTQAIPLAVITLSSEANFDKTDSLAKFERCVDLGVENFICHPHLVVDVRAKFGDKIKLYVPGVRLESDLSDDHFNALTPKKAKELCVDYIIVGRPLLRADDIVEKLKEFEC from the coding sequence ATGAAAATAATGTTCTCAGCAGATGGTATGTCTAAGTCTGATTTAGAGAAAACAGTCACTGTTTCAAAGTATGTTGACTGTGTTAAAATTGGTCATATTCTGTGTTCAACGCTATCCTTTAAAGAAATTCATGAACTAGTTGGCGATAAAGATATTTTTTTGGATTTTAAGTTACACGATATTCCTAATACAGTTAAAACCGCAATTGAAAATTATTCAAAAGCAATACCAAACTTTAAATATTTCACATTTCATGGTACTGCTAGTGATGAAATGATCAAAGCTGCACTTACAGCAGATACACAAGCAATACCATTAGCTGTGATTACTCTTAGTAGTGAAGCTAATTTTGATAAGACAGATAGTCTAGCAAAATTTGAGAGATGTGTGGATTTAGGTGTGGAAAACTTCATATGTCATCCACATTTAGTTGTAGATGTTAGAGCAAAATTTGGGGATAAAATTAAATTATATGTACCAGGTGTGAGGCTTGAGAGTGACTTAAGTGATGATCACTTTAATGCTTTGACACCTAAAAAAGCCAAAGAGCTATGTGTTGACTATATTATAGTCGGTAGACCTCTACTTCGTGCTGATGATATTGTTGAGAAGCTAAAAGAGTTTGAGTGTTAA
- a CDS encoding diguanylate cyclase, producing the protein MQNQYLKRIIISPPFGKYLKFTETSNIYGSFTVNRRWGLIKQAIKTIRKVEKNAWRNKIGLRNPGLANANPPKRARDIISLAALEMSDWHIFAETLKLPKFANHKNIEINIGCPNASIVDFPAELASLFEDRNISIKMPPTVDHNAKIREYLAVGITTFHLCNTIPTAKGGVSGYPLHEYSLPAIKKAREEFGDSITIIGGGGVYTLDDAKKYIEAGADHLSLSSIMFNPIRGKNLVKEISSLSF; encoded by the coding sequence ATGCAAAATCAATATCTTAAAAGAATAATAATCTCGCCACCATTTGGCAAATATCTTAAATTTACCGAAACCTCTAATATTTATGGTTCTTTTACAGTTAATAGACGTTGGGGGCTTATCAAGCAAGCGATAAAAACTATTCGTAAAGTAGAAAAAAATGCTTGGCGTAATAAGATAGGTCTACGTAATCCAGGATTGGCAAATGCAAATCCACCCAAAAGAGCTCGGGATATAATATCTCTAGCAGCATTAGAGATGTCAGACTGGCATATCTTTGCAGAGACTTTGAAGTTACCAAAGTTTGCAAATCATAAAAATATTGAGATAAATATAGGTTGTCCTAATGCTAGTATTGTTGATTTTCCAGCTGAGTTAGCGTCTTTATTTGAAGATAGAAATATTAGTATCAAAATGCCACCAACTGTAGATCATAATGCTAAGATTAGAGAGTATCTTGCAGTAGGTATTACAACTTTTCATTTATGTAATACTATCCCTACAGCTAAGGGAGGTGTTTCAGGTTATCCATTACATGAGTATAGTTTGCCAGCTATCAAAAAAGCTAGAGAAGAGTTTGGTGATAGTATTACTATAATTGGTGGCGGAGGTGTTTACACTTTAGATGATGCTAAGAAATATATCGAGGCTGGAGCAGACCATTTATCGCTAAGCTCTATAATGTTTAATCCTATTAGAGGTAAAAATCTAGTTAAAGAGATTAGTAGCCTTTCTTTTTAA